The nucleotide window aaaatgttctcattatttactcaccctcaagttgttccaaacatttatgagtttctttcttttgttgaacacaaaggaagatattttaaagaaagctgaaagcctacaaccattgactttcactgtacactataaaagtcaatggttacaggtttccagcattcttcaaaaatatcttcttttgtgttcaacagaagaaaaaaagtcaaacggGAAAGAGAAGGAGAGTAGATGATGACAAGTTTTAGTTTTGGATCCCTTTAATTCAGCTTTTGCAGATGGAGCATAAGCCTGCTGAAAACAATTGCCCGTACTAAAATGATTGAAACGGTCAGCATAAATACACAGGTATTCAAATGATGCTCATTTTATGGGACCCAACGCATACCAAGAAAATATTTCCAGATGTTGCAACCATGATTGAACTGTCTAAGCTAGGGAGATACAATAGCTATAATGCTTGTTCGCTATACCTGTTTAAAGCTAAGGAACTAgtgatttaaattcattcattttcttttcgacttagtccctttattaatctggggttgccacagtggaatgaaccaccaacttaaacagcatatgttttacgcagcgcatgcccttccagctgccacacatctctgggaaacatccatacacactcattcacacacatacactacagacaatttagccttctcAATTTGTGATTGAAGTTATATGAATGAATACTGTTTTACAAAAACAGATTAGACGGTACAATAAATtttctaaacattaaaaaattctttttttaaaaataaaaatcatttcattttaaaatatgcagaAGACACTTTAATTGTAAGCCTCCTCCAAGAAGATGAAAATAGTCATGGTCCCATAGTAGATTATATTGTTCAGTGGTGTAAGGAGTCTAGTCTAAAACATTAAGCAACAGAAACTAAGGATATGATTATAGCCTTTAGAAGGAATCATACAGCAGCTGAGGTGACTAATATTAAGGGTCAAAAAGTAGAATGGGTGGATAACTACAAATATTTGGGTACCATTATTGACCGAACTTTAAGTTTTGAGGCAAACTGTGATGCTGTGTGCAAGAAGGGGCATCAGCCCCAATATTGTCACAGGAAAATATCACGTTTTCACATTGGCCCCAATTTGCTTACTCTTTTTTATCGTTCTTTTATTGGGTCTATTCTATCCTTTGCTCTGGTGGCATGGTTTGGAGGTCCGTCTCTCAAAAACAGGAATAGACTGAGCCAGGTTGTCGGGTGGTCTAGCAGGTTGATTGGTGAATCACAGCTGAGCACTGAATCCCTGGCCTGTATAATAGACAGCTTTTACACATTTCCCAGAACATTAGTAGCTGTAGCTCTCATCCTGTCTGAGAAGTTTATCCTGCTCCCTTCAGGTTGAAGGTTTCAGATGCTTTTTAGTAGGACAAAATGGTTCAGGAATAGCTTTGTCCCATCATATATTGTCACTCTGAACAAATTGTAATCTTTTATAGGGTACTTTGTACGTGTATATGTGGGTATGTGTGTGATTTAATTGTATCAATTGCCAAACTTTGCTGCGAAAAGAATCTACCTACAGACACTAATAAAGTCAACTaactaaatttgtattttttttaccttaaaacagGCTTTATACTGAAGGAATGGTCGCATATGGATGATTTCTCTGAGATTGAAGGAGGGTCTATATAAGAATATGTAGTAATATCATCACTCTAGCTCATTCCTGAATGGAGGAGTCTTGTTGCAACCGTCCGTCCCCACTCTCCCTACTACAAATACACAGACAGAAAATAaggttaaagttttaaaaaatatacctTTAAAAACATATACCTCTGTAAAAATCTTCAGAATACAGCTATTAATAGAACTGAAGTTTGGTGTAAGTGTTGTTGAAGTGGATATTTGCGGCTAAGTGCAGAAAAATTTGAGAATACGGCCTTAAAAATACTGTATGTGAATAAACAAATTAGCAAAAGAAAGAATTTTTAGGATGTTTTCTATACATTTAGACTGAAATAACACGTGTTGGGTCAAAAATAGTATTATGCAATATTTTGCCTCAAAGAGGACAACACGTAAGTAACAATATTATAACACTATTAACTTTCACAGACTCTTAATTACAACACCCTTTTGATCTGCTCCACGTCAGATCTCCATTTCCTGGTGTCGGTCCTCAGTCCTCGGGTTTCCTTCCTTCCAGAAATGTTTTTCTCACGGCCCGCGCTTTAAAGGTGCGGTCTGTCGTGAGAACTTTCACACGCGTTTGGCTGGCAGCCGTCCGCGACTCACTCTCGCGATAACACGACACTCGCTCTCATCCGCTCCCATTACATTCGATTGCGAGTTCTCGCGTGACTTCAGAACTTTCTCACGCCTGTGCCCCCCTTTCCTGGCGTTATTTGTCACACCGCCCCTCCCCCTCGTCTGGGCAAATCTCGCGAGTCTCGGCGTTATTAGAGAGAGTTGGTGAAGATGGCGCCTGTTGTGACAGGGTAAGCAGCGAAATTATCAACGGACGGGGCATGGAAAAGTCACAGCTAAAATAAGTTTTGGCTGTTTAGTGAAGATAActagatttgatttatttatttacacatctgTCCGCTTGTCCCTGCGCTGGCGACCAGTTTCACTCTACTTCAGTGTGGTTTTTCAGGTTTTCAGCGATGGGCTCTTTTATTCAGTTAGCCGCTTAGCTTTTAGTTAGCTGAAAGATTTTCAGCAGTTTTCCTTAATCATTGAATGCTGCTGAGAGCTGATCTTTAACTGTAAACATAGTTAGACTTTATTATTGGCGTCTTTTGAAACTTTAAACCTTACTTAAagtctaaaaatatataaataggaAGTGAACTAAACTAGTGAGTTGCACTAGAGAGATGGAAAGAGAGAAAGCAGGTTAGCAGTTGCTAGCCAGCCAGGTTAGCTTGTCTAGTCAGTCCATAACAGTCTGGGAGCTTTCTGGAGGACTCAAAGTTTTATTTCAGAATTTTCAGTTTAACTACTTTTATCTGGAAAAAGTGTATATTTGTTTCATTCACTTGTATGTTAAATTGTTGTGTCTCTTTCAAGTTTTAGATGTATTTGGTCTGTTCTACTTAGTCCTAAATAGACAGCAGATTGAAGAATCTAATGCACGATTGAACTTGTTTATCCTACCCAAAAATTATGTTTAGGCAGGCAGATGACTAGGCTGACAGCTTTGATGATTATTGTTGTTTATGTGTCTACTTCAAACCCAATGTTTACTGTGTGTCTTTACTatgctgtgttttgttttgtaggAAGTTTGGGGAGCTCCCTCAGCCAAAGCGTTTAACAAGGTAAATGCACTCATGTTCATGTCTATGCAAAACatttatcaaatatatatttaaaaaatagcgGTTAAACAACTTTGTCATATTGGGTGGTTTTGCAGAGAGGCGATGCGCAATTACTTGAAGGAGAGAGGAGATCAGACAGTGCTCATACTGCATGCAAAGGTCGCACAGAAATCGTATGGCAATGAAAAAAGGTGAGTGATGAAGGTAACGTTAACTgatgacataaaataaaaacagagccTTTTAATTGTGATGCACATTCCTGGTCCTGTTTTGATTAATTGATCAGAACACATAATTCAAGAGAAATGTTGTTGCACAATGACCGTTTTCACCTGGTATTAACAACGGTTTTGAGTGGGCTGATAATGAGTGGTTTGCTGATACTAATAAGCATTTACAAttgttatttacaaatgtaagcaGTGACCGTGCATTTAACCTGAGAGATTTGTTCATCAGACCATAGTTGATATCAATGGTTTCCTTTGCGTTTTTCCCAAACTGTTTACAAATAATGCACATATATGAGCATTAATTTGTATACAGATATTCTTAAATCAttctgtgtgtaaatgaaagtTCAAGCGCAGTATAAAAGGAACTAAATTCAGGATCACATTTGCATGTGCGCATGTACTTCAGGTGTGCATCAGTCAGCATGAGTTGTGCACAGAGATCTTTCTATGAGGCTTACTATTACACTTTGAAACTCTTTAACAACATGCATGTCCACTTAAATGTAGACTAAATTAGCCTTGTGGTGTATGTAAGGAAGATTATAATGCACAGCTACGTTGTAAACTATTTAATGTTGacttaaatgttacattttggtCAACTCCAGCTGATTTTAAGTTTCTGCACACTTCATGCAAATAAAGGTTAGAAGATCAATGTGAAATCATTCCACAAACTGTTCTTTAATCTGTTATAAATGTCTGTTAGATTCTTCTGTCCTCCACCCTGTGTGTACCtgatgggttgtggttggaagaagaagaaggagcAGATGGAGAGAGAAGGCTGTTCGGAGCAAGAGTCTCAACCTTGTGCCTTTATCGGCATTGGAAACAGTGAACAAGAAATGCAGCAGCTCAACTTGGAGGGCAAGGTACTTTTTGTTTAACTGCTGCAAAAAAACCTTTATAAATTTAAATAGTCATGTGTTATGATGTTCATCATAATCCTTATGCTTTTCTTCTATAGAATTTTTGCACAgcaaaaacattatacatttccGATTCTGACAAACGGAAGCACTTCATGCTGTCGGTGAAAATGTTCTACGGTAATAGCGCAGATATCGGCGTCTTCCTCAGCAAGCGAATCAAGGTCATCTCAAAACCTTCCAAAAAGAAACAGTCGCTGAAGAATGCAGACCGTAAGTAAAAAAAGCATTCTCATTAATAAATGAAACTAtccttcatttttaattttgctcTGCTCAtctgcaatctttttttttttacagtgtgcatagCTTCTGGGACAAAAGTGGCTCTTTTTAACCGCTTGCGGTCTCAGACTGTCAGTACGCGGTACCTTCATGTGGAAGGGGGAAACTTCCATGCAAGTTCACAACAGTGGGGAGCCTTCTATATTCATCTGTGTGAGTCAGTCAacacaaaatgacatttaaaaacaatgaaattaatttttttactatATCAGTGCCAAGACATTGAGCCCTATTGGAAGGAATGAAAGGATGTCTTTATTCATAAAGTAAATCAGTATTGTGATATCGAACACTGTTGTCACAATACACATGCTAGGATTTTAAGTGAATAAACATACACTATGCTTGAATAAATTCACACCTTatgtatcatttatttataaaggcaATCCATTACAATAATTCTTTAGGGGGTGTTTTTGGAAAAAAAGATGAAAAGTTAATATTTATGTTGTAATTTAAATCATAACTTCATACAATCAAACAAACAGgcttataaaaaattaagttttttcttttaaatattttttaacagtttttatttaaacgccattttgtaaagtttatttaaatactgtagtattCACTGAGACAATATTCACTGGAAAAacctaaaacaaattaaatgacaTGTTTTAGTAGAAATActgaaatctatatttattgCTTAATATTTTCTCAGTAGTCTGTTTCATTTACAAAGCTTTCCTTTCATTcagctttaaaaatatttgcagaaGGTCTTTGATTAACTTCTAAACATTTTGGCAAGATGTCTTGTCATTTTCTGTGTCTGCATGTTTCCTTGTTCATTATTTATGATGTGTAATTCTTAATTCCAGTGGATGATGATGAGTCAGAGGGAGAGGAGTTTACAGTCAGAGACGGTTACATCCATTATGGTCAGACGGTGAAGCTGGTGTGCTCTGTGACGGGCATGGCTCTACCCCGACTGGTAATCTATTATCCACCTCAACAGTGATCAGTCTGAATGACTGTGATCATTCATGATTAAAAGGGTTGGGTTGAGAAATGTGTCATATTCAATTAAgaaatgtatatttgtgtgtcACTGAATTAATCTTTGTAAAATGCTTGCcgagtacaatttttaaaaagtaaaatgttgTGTGCTTCTGTAGATCATTCGTAAAGTGGACAAGCAGACAGCGCTAATGGACGCCGACGATCCTGTGTCCCAACTACATAAATGTGCCTTCTACCTTAAAGATACAGAGAGGATGTACCTCTGCCTGTCACAGGAGAGGATAATTCAGTTCCAGGTCAGTTCATAATGCACTACAGTTCATACAAGAATCACTTCTGTGGTAGAATTTAGCTTAAAATAAGACTACTACTACAAATTCTCTTCTTGTTAATCATGTAAGGCTCTATGGCTTtacaaattaaacaattaaaatgtttttctacTTAGGCCACACCCTGTCCCAAAGAAACGAACAAAGAAATGATCAACGATGGTGCATCATGGACAATCATCAGCACAGACAAAGCAGAGTACACTTTCTATGAGGGGATGGGCCCTGTACCCTCACCTGTCACACCAGTGCCTGTTGTCGAGAGTTTACAGGTAATCCACAAAGTCATATTCAAGGCTTAATGGTTGCTTCAAGcacatattgttattgttgtgatGTTTGATAAGAAATACATCTAACTGTATGCATAAGTAACATTGGGTCCTAAATTTCTAGCTGAATGGAGGAGGAGATGTTGCCATGCTTGAACTGACAGGACAGAATTTTACACCCAACCTCAGAGTTTGGTTTGGAGATGTGGAGGCAGATACTATGTACAGGTAACGGATCTTTGTTCCAAGCAGTCATGACTGTGGTGCCCTTGAACACCCTGTATTGATCCCAGAGAGCTGCAGAAAATTAGAGCAAAACATTGCACTCTTCAAGTGCTgcttttctgcattttttttttcaaatgtaaccTTTCATGTAGTGAATAATGCAGCTGTTTGGGAATGTAAAATGTCTACTGTTAAATGTCTGATTGGTCAAAGTGATTGGTTATTAATAAAGCTAATGTCTTTTAAAACTAAGCAACAATAAATAGATTCTGAACTGCTGAAACAAGTGATCAGGAATTCCAGTTTAATCTCTGTAACTGATCTATGTTGATCTGTAACACTTAAATCTGTTTCTTTGATTGGGGTTTGTttctatccacctatttttatgctcattttggaattttgcataaaaaaagtgcttgatggaaatgccagtgtaaaataaattttgagtaattatttatatgaatttatCATAGAAGACAAGAGGGCCCACAGcggctttttcttttttaataattcagACTAGTTCATCAGGATGTAATGTTcaaatttatttcaaaattattaaacaatCAATCTGACGTACCAATTCTTACATCTATAAAATAATCAGATGCGGACACATTGCTTACAGCTATGAAGCTTAAAATCAATGCAATTGGCTCTATGCACAGcttgtgtttttcagccaacgataaacttccggtgaagggttaatgtgactattttcaattttataagcatcgatgttgtaatgtaataaaaatatattcagttaaatagacttaagtattcatttagttgtttaagcatGAGATGAAAGACCGTTTAACTGCTAGTGCCATCAAAAACtaaattgaaaatactggggtaacataaatgttcatattttaaagacatggtgggggaaaatgtcatttaatgcagtgcttcttgtctggtctgagacccacttcatatcggatATCAattaggcagtgaagatcactgattttaaaagaaatcagatcttaagcAGTTTTGTAATGCCAAGACAGTTCGCTGGAAGCACTTGAGCTGTCTGAGTGCATGTAACCCTATTGTTAAAATCCAGTCTACTGAGGGAAGGATGTCCCAACCAAAAAGAACCTTTTAAACAGCACAGTTTTAATCGAAAAAACAAAATCGCTCAGCTAAAATAccctgtatttgtttttctttgagaCTACTTGTATGTCATCAACAAAATCATTGCAAAATATTCAATACGTAAATTGTCTGTATCTGTGTCCCCGTTACCTGCAGATGTGGCGAAAGTGTGCTCTGTGTAGTTCCTGACATCTCTGCGTTCCGTGAGGGATGGCGTTGGGTTCGGCAGCCAGTGCAGGTTCCTGTGACTTTGGTCCGTAACGACGGCATCATCTACTCCACGGCTTTGACTTTTACCTACACGCCAGAGCCAGGACCTCGGCCTCACTGCAGCGCCGCAGGAGCCATACTGCGGGCCAACAGCAACTCCTCCACATCACCATCTTCATCTTCCTCAGCCTCCAGCCTATTGCTGCAGTCAGCCGTCGACAGCCAGGCAGGATACGGCGCATCAGGAGGAGTATCTACATCTTCCTCCTCTGCCATGTCCGTCTCCTAACCTGGGAATCGTAGTTTGCGTGTTTAAGTGAGAGATGGTGATTCGTCAGCTCGTAGACTCTCCTGCATAGATACATGGGATACGGATGACAAAAACGGATAATGGTGCCACAGAGAGAGTGAAGCAAAAGAGAGACAAGACTTCGCTCGAAAACTGGACCGAACAAATGAAGATGGAtgtctcttctctctctctgtctctctttgttGTGGTTCTTTTTCAGTCTGTTTCCTCACATCGGAGGAAGTGGTAATGTGTGCCGTGGATCAAGATACCACAGGATCAATGCATTAGCCTTACACGAGTGAAAAaagtcaatcaaaaaaaaaaaaagaagaaacacttttttttcttgtcaaacgAAGCCTTTTCTAAGAATGCGCAGGATGGATTTGGCTTTGAGAGATTGTTGTTTTCTACTAAAGGGCTTAATGCACTGTTTCACCAGGCTTGGAAGAAAAGTTATCATAGTAATATAGTTTTTACGGACCaaggaatattattattattattattatttttattgatatataattttataagcTTTAGCTAAGGTACATTTTTTCAcctttttcagttttataacATATAGTAAACTTTTGTTACCAAATAGTTTTGTATGTTTCTTGTGAGCGTTTGAGCTCAGAAGGAAAAGGTTCATGCATTTTAAAAGCCTGAACTCCTAGCTGCCTTTTACTCGTTTTGGCAAATGCCTTAAGTCTTCTGGAGTTTCACCAGACCCTTTTCTCTtgtgtaataataattttatgtcaTGTAAATTGGTCTTTTTACCCCCTTTTTTTATTGGTTTCTCGTTTTCACTAAACCGGTGTAATACTGATGGCGTTTTTGTGTATCTGGGAGAAGGTGGCTCTTCTGCTTCGTAAACTTTTCTCATGTGAAGTTTTTAATAAGAAAGCTTTAACTGACTTGGCCATGTTAAACTCATCAAATACTAGTAGCTATTGATCCGATCCTTTTCATTGGCTATTTAAGCTGCTGATATAAAAGTAACTTGTCAAAAGTCCCACAGAAAAAAGGCGTACATTTAATTGAACAAACGCACGGAATCAATTTAGCTTTTTTGAATGGGTCAGAGATTTCTAATTAATCGGGTCAGAACAGgtcatatttacatattattcatAGTGTCTCTACTAAAACCAGCAGAGAAATTGCAGCTTTTTTTCGTTCAGCCGTAGCCTTGAGTGTTTTTGAATAAAAAGGTTAATTTGCCTCAGGGTGTTTTCAACTGATATTAAGATGCGCTATCCACTTAAGTCatgtccaagccgctactcatttgaattgagaaaatactcctttatgaatgtcaTGGTGTACGtcacagacatcaatattttaacaacgtataaataattgatcattttcagGCTGTCGAATATTaggcatgtatatatgtattgcGATTGTGacttttgaaagtattacatcgctttgtaaacattaattattgCCATTAGATGAGCCTCCCCAAACAGTTTGATTtagcgcttggacctggaagccactTTGCGTGACACTTTACAAATGAATCCGATCACAAATGAACAGCGCTAAATAAATGTGGTTACAGGGTCCGAAATGTTTTCAGCTTGTCCCCTTTTGACCAGTCGCAGAGGTAGTTGAAAACATTCGATTATAGTGTAAACTCATGTGGTCGAATGTGTAGCGTTATGTGATCATGTATTGTGAATATACATCAAAACAAGGTATTCCTGCTTAGCTGTACTGTACGAAAACACATGGATTACTATcaaatagggctgtgcgatttggggaaaatgtCTAATTGCGATTTTAGATATTGcgatttcaatttaattttatagCCAAGCTTCAGCTTAACAGTATGTAttttagcttcttactgctaaaatgcagcgAGTGTCAATTAAAagaaggaactgaaaagataatAACTTACATTAGCAAACAGCTCTGATATTgtactttcctgtttgtttgtttgtttttattatgggAGTTCCGCATATTTcggttgcacaattctgattgggcagaacgaaagtgcaGTCACTCACTTGGCTAGTAAGACGGCAGTCACGCAATTGCTCTGAATGGGGAAAGTTAAACAATATGTTTTATATAGCAGCCTTATGTGAGCTAATCGCAATGTCTCAAATCGCTATTtaatttcgattaatcgcacagccctactatCAAATATCATTGATTTACTATTCATTCGCCTGCGTTCCTGCTCTCTCGCAAGCTGCGTAACATAGGTTCGCTCACTAAGTAGTACTTTTGCACTGAGCGCTCCCATAAAAGCACTTGTTATGGCATCGCTGCGTGAAGATGATTGGTTACAGGAAACCCAATCTTGTCCTGTCTTTCATACGTTTTGATTTTTGGCAGGAGTGACAGCCCTCTTCTGAAATGTGCccccttttttaaatttgtgtaaatgtTTAGTACCAAATGTTCACTTCTGTGATAGCTGTAGCCTAAAGCAAAATATGAGGCCTTAAACCACTACTGATTAATTTTGGGATCTGGTGGTAACACTACAAAGTTTGTCCTTTTGTGAAGAGGACATGATCGTTTGTTTATACCCTTTTCAGTTGTCACAGGGCAAAGTGTCGTCATATGTCTGCTCTGTTATGCATTTTTTTCTCTATATGCATCATCTGATTGGAGAAAAAGACACTCCAGCATGCTCTGAAAATGATTTTCAATCAACATGGACTGTTGGGATTTATATATGAGGAACAGCAGGTGAACTTCCTCAGTAGTTTTGggtttttttaattgaaaagttTCTTCCACGGCTAATTTTAATGAGtctaaaatattgtattattttataaaacattattatggCATGAGCTATTATATTAATGGTTATTTCTAACCATTTCTTCCATGATTTAAATCTCTTTTGTATACCTTTTTTATGGGCAATCCTCATTTGGTCTGCGTTACAAGCTATTGCTTTGGAAGTAAAACAAAAAGCCAAAACCTAGTATCTAAATCTCACAAAGCCATTAAATTGTATCTACTGTGAGCCTTTTTCATTAAGTTCCTCAATCAGggaataaaattaaaaccataCCATGTGGAAGTGCCGAAATGGAAACTGCCAAATCTAAAGGTCAATTTGTGAAGGTCACACACATGCGCAACCTTTCCATGTATGTTTTCAGTGTTATTTTTCTCTTCTTCAATTGTCTTCCAGCGAGTTTGAATCAGAGGACCTGATGGGTTAATTTCAAAACTAACCATGTTGTTTCGTCATATCTATTGCATAAGTTAGTTAGTTCATCTGTCACCTGTGCTTACATTGAACAGAAACTAGTGTGTTAGATCACCGTTATCTTTGTCTGTAGAAAAAAAGGGTGAGAGTGGGTGTCTGTTTTCTCAGCCTTTTCAATGGATTGTTTT belongs to Danio rerio strain Tuebingen ecotype United States chromosome 1, GRCz12tu, whole genome shotgun sequence and includes:
- the rbpja gene encoding recombination signal binding protein for immunoglobulin kappa J region a isoform X1, encoding MRNYLKERGDQTVLILHAKVAQKSYGNEKRFFCPPPCVYLMGCGWKKKKEQMEREGCSEQESQPCAFIGIGNSEQEMQQLNLEGKNFCTAKTLYISDSDKRKHFMLSVKMFYGNSADIGVFLSKRIKVISKPSKKKQSLKNADLCIASGTKVALFNRLRSQTVSTRYLHVEGGNFHASSQQWGAFYIHLLDDDESEGEEFTVRDGYIHYGQTVKLVCSVTGMALPRLIIRKVDKQTALMDADDPVSQLHKCAFYLKDTERMYLCLSQERIIQFQATPCPKETNKEMINDGASWTIISTDKAEYTFYEGMGPVPSPVTPVPVVESLQLNGGGDVAMLELTGQNFTPNLRVWFGDVEADTMYRCGESVLCVVPDISAFREGWRWVRQPVQVPVTLVRNDGIIYSTALTFTYTPEPGPRPHCSAAGAILRANSNSSTSPSSSSSASSLLLQSAVDSQAGYGASGGVSTSSSSAMSVS
- the rbpja gene encoding recombination signal binding protein for immunoglobulin kappa J region a, encoding MAPVVTGKFGELPQPKRLTREAMRNYLKERGDQTVLILHAKVAQKSYGNEKRFFCPPPCVYLMGCGWKKKKEQMEREGCSEQESQPCAFIGIGNSEQEMQQLNLEGKNFCTAKTLYISDSDKRKHFMLSVKMFYGNSADIGVFLSKRIKVISKPSKKKQSLKNADLCIASGTKVALFNRLRSQTVSTRYLHVEGGNFHASSQQWGAFYIHLLDDDESEGEEFTVRDGYIHYGQTVKLVCSVTGMALPRLIIRKVDKQTALMDADDPVSQLHKCAFYLKDTERMYLCLSQERIIQFQATPCPKETNKEMINDGASWTIISTDKAEYTFYEGMGPVPSPVTPVPVVESLQLNGGGDVAMLELTGQNFTPNLRVWFGDVEADTMYRCGESVLCVVPDISAFREGWRWVRQPVQVPVTLVRNDGIIYSTALTFTYTPEPGPRPHCSAAGAILRANSNSSTSPSSSSSASSLLLQSAVDSQAGYGASGGVSTSSSSAMSVS